ATTTCTATTAATAAAACTAATCTACAAAATTATCTGGCAATATTCGTTTATTAAAATGTAAAAGATGGGAGTGATTAATTGCTTGGTAAATATAACGGCCAATGGGTGATGGGTAGAGTAAGCTCTAATTAAAATGCAAGAGGGGATTTATTTGAGATTCATGTGGAGAAGTGGGCGCTTCAGTCTAACCGAGCTGCCCATCAGGTAGTTGGgttccaatttaaaaaaaacataatCTTTTCAAACCCAGTTTCTACCAACGCTTCCTGATCTTCGTTTGCTCCGATCCGCCGATTCCTTCCGGCCCATCACCGGGCTGCTGCCTGAGCTAATATTCCTAATCAACGACCGAAGCCCTCGCGACTGAGAATCGGTCATTTGGCTGATATTCGCCGTTTCGGCAGCGATAATGTAAAAGTCGTCGACAATATGAGATGGTGGCGGAATATCGAAAGGAATGATATCATTCAAGCTTTGATAGTTGCCGGAATGAACTTTTCCCGCTCGACTGCGGCGATGAGGTTCGCTTGCACCTACGGCAGCCGCAACGTTGCTTGAGCTTCCACTCGGGGCGAGGGTAGCTCCTGAAGTAGATGCTGTTGGTGGATTCGGGGTAGCGGCCATATTTTGAATGCGATTGCGTAAGGCTGTATTTTCGTCTTGAAGCTTTTTGATTAAGTTTATTTCAGTGTCGATCCGCGATAACGTTGGCTGAGGAATGCATTGGAAAATCGTTGCCAGGAAGTTGTGCAGGGACAGCAAAAGGGTGTCCTGCCAATGTTTCGTGAAGTATATAACGAAGCTGGGGTGCTCTTCGGGGTTTTTGCAGAATGGGAAATCTGAAAAAGGAAGAGAATGTGTAATCAATAATTTAGATTCCCACAAAATTGCTTTAATATTAAAAACAGATAAATACTTACAGAACCACTCCTTCCACTCAGGTTGCGACTGCAGCTCGGCAGATAGTTTCATAAAAAATTCTGTG
The window above is part of the Hermetia illucens chromosome 3, iHerIll2.2.curated.20191125, whole genome shotgun sequence genome. Proteins encoded here:
- the LOC119652573 gene encoding WD repeat-containing protein 91 translates to MAHVQYVDGLVREYMLFRGFTNALKVFDNELKNDRDKGFRADKIIDQITSSIATQDLQALRDIWTNLDGHLFNKLEHSLTSAVRKLEHGVLKLYLVTAHSAGKTDKITEFFMKLSAELQSQPEWKEWFYFPFCKNPEEHPSFVIYFTKHWQDTLLLSLHNFLATIFQCIPQPTLSRIDTEINLIKKLQDENTALRNRIQNMAATPNPPTASTSGATLAPSGSSSNVAAAVGASEPHRRSRAGKVHSGNYQSLNDIIPFDIPPPSHIVDDFYIIAAETANISQMTDSQSRGLRSLIRNISSGSSPVMGRKESADRSKRRSGSVGRNWV